From Nicotiana tabacum cultivar K326 chromosome 22, ASM71507v2, whole genome shotgun sequence, one genomic window encodes:
- the LOC107781812 gene encoding 14 kDa proline-rich protein DC2.15-like — protein MANFSSTIFILSLLLVATFTAACGPCSEPIKPKPSPKKAAPANPFCPRDTLKLGVCADVLGLVNVAVGSQVTSPCCSLLQGLADLEVAACLCTAIKANVLGIVKLDIPVALSALVSACAKTIPTGFKCN, from the coding sequence ATGGCCAACTTCTCCTCCACCATTTTCATTCTTTCCCTTCTCCTTGTTGCCACATTCACTGCTGCTTGTGGTCCATGTAGTGAACCAATCAAGCCAAAGCCATCACCAAAGAAGGCAGCCCCAGCCAATCCTTTTTGCCCAAGGGACACATTGAAGCTTGGTGTCTGTGCTGATGTACTTGGGCTGGTTAATGTAGCAGTCGGGAGCCAAGTGACAAGTCCTTGTTGCTCATTGCTTCAAGGTTTGGCTGATTTGGAAGTTGCAGCTTGCCTTTGCACTGCAATTAAGGCTAATGTGCTTGGAATTGTCAAATTGGATATCCCTGTTGCACTTAGTGCTTTGGTTAGTGCTTGTGCTAAGACTATTCCCACAGGTTTCAAGTGTAATTAG
- the LOC107781811 gene encoding ATP synthase subunit b', chloroplastic-like — protein sequence MANMIMASSKAIITSSSSTNIPPSPRFKLSLPQISLPKIPLPKLTKSLKPLSIPSNFKSISLILASTLAIAPPSLAEEIEKASLFDFNLTLPIIMAEFLFLMFALDKLYFSPLGKFMDERDSSIKEKLNSVKDTSAEVKQLEDQAAAIMKAARAEISAALSKMKKETQLEVEQKIAEGRKKVEAELQEALASLDKQKEETIKSLDSQIAALSDEIVKKVLPVQ from the coding sequence ATGGCCAACATGATCATGGCCTCCTCCAAAGCCATAATCacttcatcttcctccaccaataTCCCTCCATCTCCAAGATTCAAACTTTCCCTCCCACAAATCTCCCTTCCCAAAATACCCCTCCCCAAATTAACCAAATCCCTCAAACCCCTCTCCATCCCATCAAATTTCAAGTCCATTTCATTAATTCTTGCTAGCACATTGGCTATAGCACCACCTTCACTAGCAGAAGAAATTGAAAAGGCCTCCCTTTTTGACTTCAACTTAACACTTCCCATAATCATGGCTGAATTCCTCTTTCTCATGTTTGCTTTAGACAAGCTTTACTTTTCCCCATTAGGGAAATTCATGGATGAAAGAGATTCTTCCATTAAAGAGAAATTAAACAGTGTAAAGGACACATCTGCAGAAGTGAAGCAATTAGAAGATCAAGCTGCTGCTATTATGAAAGCTGCAAGAGCTGAAATATCAGCAGCATTGagtaaaatgaagaaagagactcAACTAGAAGTGGAGCAGAAGATTGCAGAGGGAAGGAAGAAAGTTGAAGCTGAGTTACAAGAAGCTTTGGCTAGCTTGGACAAGCAAAAGGAGGAGACAATCAAGAGTCTAGACTCTCAGATTGCTGCTCTTAGTGATGAGATTGTTAAAAAAGTCCTTCCTGTTCAGTAA
- the LOC107781810 gene encoding uncharacterized protein LOC107781810 isoform X1 → MEVLEREEDISPRYSFQRNGSSLSCVVPPFLLIDNIPKKSLSYNKLPEEPLKLTVLKLDGSSFDIKVARNATVAELKQAVEAAFSHLPKTGTGKVSWSHVWGHFCLSYDGTKLLTDSDLLGTYRIKDGDKLSFMRHVSISYNLVKTRSEREDRNDNEPSISKGCEVRQRKGKQEDNHHQHDLGNHQNNIHDHNRGVVANCESRLVHLFRGWFPYKLASPEWRITRKRSASRSHDGFLMESRDLDSNE, encoded by the exons ATGGAAGTTTTAGAGAGGGAGGAAGATATTAGCCCTAGATATTCATTTCAAAGGAATGGATCATCATTGTCTTGTGTAGTACCACCATTCTTGCTCATTGATAACATCCCCAAAAAGAGCTTGTCCTATAACAAGCTACCTGAGGAACCCCTCAAGCTCACTGTCCTCAAATTAGATGGCTCTTCCTTTg ATATTAAAGTAGCAAGGAATGCGACAGTGGCAGAGCTTAAGCAGGCGGTGGAAGCTGCCTTTAGTCATTTACCAAAGACGGGAACAGGCAAGGTTTCATG GTCACATGTGTGGGGGCATTTTTGCTTGAGCTACGACGGGACGAAGCTACTTACTGATAGTGATTTGTTGGGAACTTATCGCATCAAGGATGGTGATAAG CTTAGTTTTATGAGGCATGTCTCCATTAGTTACAATCTGGTCAAGACACGATCGGAGAGAGAGGACCGCAACGATAATGAACCTAGTAT ATCTAAAGGCTGTGAAGTCAGACAGCGGAAAGGCAAACAAGAGGATAATCATCATCAACATGACTTAGGGAACCATCAAAACAATATTCATGACCATAACAGGGGTGTTGTCGCCAATTGTGAATCCAGGTTGGTTCATTTGTTTAGAGGGTGGTTCCCCTACAAATTGGCAAGCCCAGAGTGGAGAATAACACGCAAAAGGAGTGCATCGAGATCACACGATGGTTTTCTTATGGAATCAAGAGACTTGGATAGCAACGAATAA
- the LOC107781810 gene encoding uncharacterized protein LOC107781810 isoform X2, whose amino-acid sequence MEVLEREEDISPRYSFQRNGSSLSCVVPPFLLIDNIPKKSLSYNKLPEEPLKLTVLKLDGSSFDIKVARNATVAELKQAVEAAFSHLPKTGTGKVSWSHVWGHFCLSYDGTKLLTDSDLLGTYRIKDGDKLSFMRHVSISYNLVKTRSEREDRNDNEPNLKAVKSDSGKANKRIIIINMT is encoded by the exons ATGGAAGTTTTAGAGAGGGAGGAAGATATTAGCCCTAGATATTCATTTCAAAGGAATGGATCATCATTGTCTTGTGTAGTACCACCATTCTTGCTCATTGATAACATCCCCAAAAAGAGCTTGTCCTATAACAAGCTACCTGAGGAACCCCTCAAGCTCACTGTCCTCAAATTAGATGGCTCTTCCTTTg ATATTAAAGTAGCAAGGAATGCGACAGTGGCAGAGCTTAAGCAGGCGGTGGAAGCTGCCTTTAGTCATTTACCAAAGACGGGAACAGGCAAGGTTTCATG GTCACATGTGTGGGGGCATTTTTGCTTGAGCTACGACGGGACGAAGCTACTTACTGATAGTGATTTGTTGGGAACTTATCGCATCAAGGATGGTGATAAG CTTAGTTTTATGAGGCATGTCTCCATTAGTTACAATCTGGTCAAGACACGATCGGAGAGAGAGGACCGCAACGATAATGAACCTA ATCTAAAGGCTGTGAAGTCAGACAGCGGAAAGGCAAACAAGAGGATAATCATCATCAACATGACTTAG